A region from the Mycobacteriales bacterium genome encodes:
- a CDS encoding oxidoreductase — MPWTAADIPDLTGRTAVVTGANSGIGFRAAVELARHGAAVTLAARDPGRGADALRRLLADVPAAEVTLAKLDLADLASVRTFAETYHPDGLDLLVNNAGVMAPPLRRTADGFESQFGTNHLGHFALTGLLLPRLLARPGARVVTVTSTLHTLGRMSFDDLDAQGRYRKWPAYARSKLANLLFTFELQRRADDAGVDLRSVAAHPGYTATNLQTAGPKLAGSKISEYGAMLMTKLIGQPDTQGALPTLRAATDPAARGGEVFGPSGFQQLHGAPIQVPVSKRARDRADAERLWAVSEEKTGVRYPAFV; from the coding sequence ATGCCCTGGACCGCTGCTGACATCCCGGACCTGACCGGCCGTACGGCCGTCGTGACCGGCGCCAACTCGGGGATCGGCTTCCGGGCCGCGGTGGAGCTGGCCCGGCACGGCGCCGCCGTGACGCTGGCCGCCCGCGACCCCGGACGCGGCGCCGACGCCCTGCGCCGGCTGCTGGCCGACGTCCCCGCCGCCGAGGTGACGCTGGCCAAGCTGGACCTGGCCGACCTGGCCTCGGTCCGGACGTTCGCCGAGACCTACCACCCGGACGGGCTGGACCTGCTGGTGAACAACGCGGGGGTGATGGCGCCGCCGCTGCGGCGGACCGCGGACGGGTTCGAGAGCCAGTTCGGCACCAACCACCTCGGCCACTTCGCGCTGACCGGCCTGCTGCTCCCCCGGCTGCTGGCCCGGCCCGGCGCCCGGGTGGTCACGGTGACCAGCACCCTGCACACGCTGGGCCGGATGAGCTTCGACGACCTCGACGCGCAGGGGCGCTACCGCAAGTGGCCGGCGTACGCGCGGTCGAAGCTGGCGAACCTGCTCTTCACGTTCGAGCTGCAGCGGCGGGCCGACGACGCCGGGGTCGACCTGCGCTCGGTCGCCGCGCACCCCGGCTACACCGCGACCAACCTGCAGACGGCCGGTCCGAAGCTGGCCGGCAGCAAGATCAGCGAGTACGGCGCGATGCTGATGACCAAGCTCATCGGCCAGCCCGACACCCAGGGCGCGCTGCCGACGCTGCGGGCCGCGACCGACCCGGCCGCCCGCGGCGGCGAGGTCTTCGGGCCCAGCGGCTTCCAGCAGCTGCACGGCGCGCCGATCCAGGTCCCGGTCAGCAAGCGGGCCCGGGACCGTGCCGACGCCGAGCGGCTGTGGGCGGTGTCGGAGGAGAAGACCGGGGTGCGCTACCCGGCCTTCGTCTGA
- a CDS encoding HAMP domain-containing sensor histidine kinase — translation MNRYALRTRIVALAVLLVAFAVTAVGAATYVSLHRYAITRLDQQVQSVGQNASRAICAPPNGAGQQTADRTVYAAFIYGPDAQVVSVSCGDGYRLAKSLAVSGTDAKRFAGVKAASDPISLRTTDGREYRVIAYPSTGLLPDGSTTAGTAVLGLSTSDISDTLGRLVFLEVIIGAIAVLATAVLGTIGVRLEMRPLARVTRTARTVAAELGPDGRGLENRVPAGDPRTEVGQLAEAVNTMLGAVEQEYTARYESEQRMRRFLADASHELRTPLTSLRGYAELVRMRGGLDEDASDSLRRIETEGKRMGRLVDDLLTLARSDRGTVVERVEVDAAEVVDDAVAGIRAAYPQRLVEMTAREPLPVLGDRNQLQQVITNILSNAAVHATAPVPIRVTAQREGPGVVIRVADGGPGLPPEQAAQVFDRFWRADSARTRVRGGSGLGLSIVQALVVDHGGEVRFESDVASGTTVTVFLPAAQVPAPSDEAAFARPVPTSS, via the coding sequence ATGAACCGGTACGCCCTCCGCACCAGGATCGTCGCGCTCGCGGTCCTGCTCGTCGCCTTCGCGGTGACGGCAGTGGGCGCAGCGACGTACGTCTCGCTGCACCGCTACGCGATCACCCGTCTCGACCAGCAGGTCCAGAGCGTCGGCCAGAACGCGAGCCGGGCGATCTGCGCGCCGCCCAACGGGGCCGGTCAGCAGACCGCGGACCGCACCGTCTACGCCGCCTTCATCTACGGGCCGGACGCGCAGGTCGTCTCCGTCAGCTGCGGCGACGGCTACCGGCTGGCGAAGTCGCTCGCCGTGTCCGGGACGGACGCCAAGCGGTTCGCCGGCGTCAAGGCCGCGAGCGATCCCATCAGCCTGCGCACGACCGACGGCCGTGAGTACCGCGTCATCGCGTACCCGTCCACCGGGCTGCTGCCGGACGGCTCGACGACCGCGGGCACGGCCGTCCTCGGACTGTCGACGAGCGACATCAGCGACACGCTCGGCCGGCTGGTGTTCCTCGAGGTGATCATCGGCGCGATCGCGGTGCTGGCGACGGCGGTGCTCGGGACGATCGGCGTCCGGCTGGAGATGCGGCCGCTGGCCCGGGTCACCCGGACCGCGCGCACCGTCGCCGCGGAGCTGGGTCCGGACGGCCGCGGGCTGGAGAACCGCGTCCCGGCCGGCGATCCGCGGACGGAAGTCGGGCAGCTGGCCGAGGCGGTGAACACCATGCTGGGCGCCGTCGAGCAGGAGTACACGGCCCGGTACGAGTCCGAGCAGCGGATGCGCCGCTTCCTCGCCGACGCCTCGCACGAGCTGCGGACCCCGCTCACCTCCTTGCGCGGGTACGCCGAGCTGGTCCGGATGCGCGGCGGCCTGGACGAGGACGCGTCGGACTCGCTGCGCCGGATCGAGACCGAGGGCAAGCGGATGGGCCGGCTCGTCGACGACCTGCTCACGCTGGCCCGGTCCGACCGGGGCACCGTGGTCGAACGGGTCGAGGTCGACGCGGCCGAGGTGGTGGACGACGCGGTCGCCGGGATCCGGGCCGCGTACCCGCAGCGGCTGGTCGAGATGACCGCCCGCGAGCCGCTACCGGTGCTCGGCGACCGCAACCAGCTGCAGCAGGTGATCACCAACATCCTGTCGAACGCGGCCGTGCACGCGACCGCGCCGGTCCCGATCCGGGTCACCGCCCAGCGGGAGGGCCCAGGGGTCGTGATCCGGGTCGCCGACGGCGGGCCCGGCCTGCCGCCGGAGCAGGCGGCGCAGGTGTTCGACCGGTTCTGGCGGGCGGACTCGGCGCGGACCCGGGTCCGCGGCGGCAGCGGCCTCGGCCTGTCGATCGTGCAGGCGCTGGTGGTCGATCACGGCGGCGAGGTCCGGTTCGAGTCCGACGTGGCGAGCGGGACGACGGTGACGGTGTTCCTGCCGGCGGCGCAGGTTCCGGCGCCGTCGGACGAGGCCGCGTTCGCGCGGCCGGTGCCCACGTCGTCCTAG
- a CDS encoding response regulator transcription factor — protein MGGTVNGTRRRVLVVDDEENVAHLVSSALRFDGFETLTADSGSRALAAVAEHEPDLVVLDVMLGDLDGVEVLRRLRSGGSDVPVVFLTARDAGEHRVEGLRAGADDYVVKPFSVEELLARVHAVLRRTAPPEKPPASLLTVADLELDEDSHEVRRAGEEVQLTPTEFELLRYLMRNERVVLSKSQILERVWKYDFQGRSNIVELYVGYLRKKVDSVEPHLIHTIRGVGYVLRAPR, from the coding sequence ATGGGCGGGACTGTGAACGGCACGCGCCGGCGGGTACTGGTGGTCGACGACGAGGAGAACGTCGCCCACCTGGTGTCCTCCGCGCTGCGTTTCGACGGCTTCGAGACCCTCACCGCGGACTCCGGCTCGCGGGCGCTGGCCGCGGTGGCCGAGCACGAGCCGGACCTCGTCGTGCTGGACGTGATGCTCGGCGACCTGGACGGTGTCGAGGTGCTGCGCCGGCTGCGGTCCGGCGGCTCCGACGTGCCGGTCGTCTTCCTCACCGCCCGCGACGCCGGCGAACACCGGGTCGAGGGGCTGCGGGCCGGCGCCGACGACTACGTGGTCAAGCCGTTCTCGGTGGAGGAGCTGCTGGCCCGGGTGCACGCCGTGCTGCGCCGCACCGCCCCGCCCGAGAAGCCGCCGGCGTCGCTGCTCACGGTGGCCGACCTGGAGCTGGACGAGGACAGCCACGAGGTCCGCCGGGCCGGCGAGGAGGTCCAGCTCACCCCGACCGAGTTCGAGCTGCTGCGCTACCTCATGCGCAACGAGCGCGTCGTGCTCTCGAAGTCGCAGATCCTCGAGCGGGTCTGGAAGTACGACTTCCAGGGCCGCTCCAACATCGTCGAGCTGTATGTGGGCTACCTGCGCAAGAAGGTCGACTCGGTCGAGCCGCACCTGATCCACACCATCCGCGGCGTCGGCTACGTGCTGCGCGCGCCCAGGTAG
- a CDS encoding ABC transporter ATP-binding protein has product MTRMSMNRPLETEDILTLAGAGRRDGAVATLRRGLRLVPELRRGLVGTLLFALVATAGRIVVPLAVQQTLDRGLLADGGPDLGRVGWIVAGCAVAVLITALAAYRLNYRLFRTTETALAALRVRAFRRVHDLSMLHQQAARRGSLVSRVTSDVDQMSVFMQWGGILVVTSTGQLLLATVLMAVYSWQLTLLVYACFVPLAVVLPKLQKRLAAAYGTVRERIGDLLGAVSESVVGAQTVRAYAVEDRTADRIDGAIDRHYRSAVRAQKTTVMVFTTGELVAALANAAVVVVGVLLGVGGHGLTAGKLVAFLFLVTLFIAPVQVASEALSEAQNALASFRRVLDVVDAEPDVADPAPGTPLPPGPLGVRFDSVMFRYPQANRAALVDVDLEIRPRSRVAVVGETGSGKTTFAKLLTRLMDPTSGSVLVGGVPMTEVPFGSLRSRVVMVPQDGFLFDESVADNVRYGRPAATDEEITAAFGALGLGDWLAGLPDQVRTAVGQRGEALSVGERQLVAIARAYVADPDVLVLDEATSAVDPATEVRLSRALDSLTRGRTTLVIAHRLATAEAADEVLVVDAGRVVQRGPHADLVGQDGPYARLYESWIVQRRAG; this is encoded by the coding sequence ATGACCCGGATGTCGATGAACCGGCCGCTGGAGACCGAGGACATCCTCACCCTGGCCGGGGCCGGCCGCCGCGACGGCGCCGTCGCGACCCTGCGACGCGGGCTGCGGCTGGTGCCGGAGCTGCGCCGGGGGCTGGTCGGCACGCTGCTGTTCGCGCTCGTCGCCACGGCCGGGCGGATCGTGGTCCCGCTGGCCGTGCAGCAGACCCTGGACCGCGGGCTGCTCGCCGACGGCGGGCCGGATCTCGGCCGGGTCGGCTGGATCGTGGCCGGCTGCGCGGTCGCGGTGCTGATCACGGCGCTGGCGGCGTACCGGCTGAACTACCGGCTGTTCCGGACCACCGAGACGGCGCTGGCGGCGCTGCGGGTGCGCGCCTTCCGCCGGGTGCACGACCTGTCGATGCTGCACCAGCAGGCGGCCCGGCGCGGCTCGCTGGTGTCCCGGGTGACCAGCGACGTCGACCAGATGTCGGTGTTCATGCAGTGGGGCGGGATCCTGGTCGTCACCTCGACCGGCCAGCTGCTGCTGGCGACCGTGCTGATGGCGGTGTACTCCTGGCAGCTCACCCTGCTCGTGTACGCCTGCTTCGTGCCGCTGGCGGTGGTCCTGCCGAAGCTGCAGAAGCGGCTCGCGGCCGCGTACGGAACGGTGCGGGAGCGGATCGGCGACCTGCTCGGCGCGGTGTCCGAGTCCGTCGTCGGGGCCCAGACCGTCCGGGCGTACGCGGTGGAGGACCGGACCGCGGACCGCATCGACGGCGCGATCGACCGGCACTACCGCTCGGCCGTACGGGCCCAGAAGACCACGGTCATGGTCTTCACCACCGGTGAGCTCGTCGCCGCCCTGGCCAACGCGGCCGTGGTCGTGGTCGGCGTGCTGCTCGGGGTCGGCGGGCACGGGCTGACCGCGGGCAAGCTGGTCGCGTTCCTGTTCCTGGTCACGCTGTTCATCGCGCCGGTGCAGGTCGCCTCCGAGGCCCTGTCCGAGGCGCAGAACGCGCTGGCGTCCTTCCGCCGCGTCCTCGACGTCGTCGACGCCGAGCCGGACGTGGCCGACCCCGCACCCGGGACGCCGCTGCCGCCGGGGCCGCTCGGCGTCCGGTTCGACTCGGTGATGTTCCGCTACCCGCAGGCCAACCGGGCCGCGCTGGTCGACGTCGACCTGGAGATCCGGCCGCGGTCCCGGGTCGCGGTGGTCGGCGAGACCGGCTCGGGCAAGACCACGTTCGCCAAGCTGCTGACCCGGCTGATGGACCCGACCAGCGGCTCCGTCCTGGTCGGCGGCGTGCCGATGACCGAGGTGCCGTTCGGCTCGCTGCGCTCGCGGGTCGTGATGGTCCCGCAGGACGGCTTCCTGTTCGACGAGTCGGTCGCCGACAACGTCCGGTACGGCCGGCCGGCCGCGACCGACGAGGAGATCACCGCCGCGTTCGGCGCGCTCGGGCTGGGCGACTGGCTGGCCGGGCTGCCGGACCAGGTCCGGACCGCGGTCGGGCAGCGCGGCGAGGCGCTGTCGGTGGGGGAGCGGCAGCTGGTCGCGATCGCCCGCGCGTACGTGGCCGACCCGGACGTGCTGGTGCTGGACGAGGCCACCTCCGCGGTCGACCCGGCCACCGAGGTTCGGTTGAGCCGGGCCCTGGACTCGCTCACCCGGGGCCGGACCACGCTGGTCATCGCGCACCGGCTGGCCACCGCGGAGGCGGCCGACGAGGTGCTCGTGGTGGACGCCGGCCGGGTGGTCCAGCGTGGGCCGCATGCCGATCTCGTCGGGCAGGACGGCCCCTACGCACGCCTGTACGAGTCCTGGATCGTCCAGCGCCGCGCAGGCTGA
- a CDS encoding ABC transporter ATP-binding protein, with amino-acid sequence MIGSTLYAAMTVASAFVMGRITSRVIVPAFESGATTRGALAGAATLILSVALLKVVGIIGRRVAAGIVQYRLQASYRRRVVRQYLTLPLSWHQQHPTGTLLSNANADVEASWYTMAPLPFAIGTLVMLVISAVALLLTDPVLAVVGFVVFPVIFSVNFSYSRRMAPRMTRAQQLRAEVSEIAHESFDGALVVKTLGREDSETARFQQRSEELRDAMIRVGRLRGLFDPIMEALPTFGTLAVLFVGGIRLRSGATSVGDLVSVAYLFSILATPIRAIGWVLGDLPRVVVGWDRVQRVLTASGGQEYGTVRPDRTGPATLDVSGAGFAYAPPVDPEGDLSGAYAAEDARAPIPVLRDVTFDVPAGRTIALVGPTGSGKSTLVSLLVRLVDPDSGAVLLDRDDLRDLARGGVAEQAALVSQATFLFDDTVRGNVTLGSDLDDDRVWEALSLAQAENFVDALPSGLDTRIGERGTTLSGGQRQRLALARALVRRPRLLVLDDATSSVDPAVEAAILKGLRSADLGATVVVVAYRRATIALADEVVWIEHGRVEARGTHEELVGSTPGYAALVNAYDDEAERRAGLVAQEGGLSR; translated from the coding sequence GTGATCGGCAGCACCCTCTACGCGGCGATGACCGTCGCCAGCGCGTTCGTGATGGGCCGGATCACCTCCCGGGTGATCGTGCCGGCCTTCGAGAGCGGCGCGACCACCCGCGGCGCGCTCGCCGGCGCCGCCACCCTGATCCTGTCCGTGGCGCTGCTCAAGGTCGTCGGCATCATCGGGCGCCGGGTCGCGGCCGGGATCGTGCAGTACCGGCTGCAGGCCTCGTACCGCCGCCGGGTCGTCCGGCAGTACCTCACGCTCCCGTTGTCCTGGCACCAGCAGCACCCGACCGGCACCTTGCTGTCCAACGCGAACGCGGACGTCGAGGCCAGCTGGTACACGATGGCGCCGCTGCCGTTCGCCATCGGGACGCTGGTGATGCTCGTCATCAGCGCGGTCGCGCTGCTCCTCACCGACCCGGTGCTCGCGGTCGTCGGGTTCGTCGTGTTCCCGGTGATCTTCAGCGTGAACTTCTCGTACTCGCGCCGGATGGCGCCGCGGATGACCCGGGCCCAGCAGCTGCGGGCCGAGGTCTCCGAGATCGCGCACGAGAGCTTCGACGGCGCGCTGGTGGTCAAGACCCTGGGCCGGGAGGACTCCGAGACCGCGCGGTTCCAGCAGCGCTCGGAGGAGCTGCGGGACGCGATGATCCGGGTCGGCCGGCTGCGCGGCCTGTTCGACCCGATCATGGAGGCGCTGCCGACCTTCGGCACGCTCGCCGTGCTGTTCGTCGGCGGCATCCGGCTGCGCTCCGGCGCCACCAGCGTCGGCGACCTGGTCAGCGTGGCCTACCTGTTCAGCATCCTGGCCACCCCGATCCGGGCGATCGGCTGGGTGCTGGGCGACCTGCCCCGCGTCGTCGTCGGCTGGGACCGGGTGCAGCGGGTGCTCACCGCCTCCGGCGGCCAGGAGTACGGCACCGTCCGGCCCGACCGCACCGGCCCGGCGACCCTCGACGTCAGCGGCGCCGGCTTCGCGTACGCGCCCCCGGTCGACCCGGAGGGCGACCTGTCCGGGGCATACGCGGCCGAGGACGCCCGGGCGCCGATCCCGGTCCTGCGGGACGTCACCTTCGACGTGCCGGCCGGCCGGACAATCGCGCTGGTCGGCCCGACCGGCAGCGGCAAGTCCACGCTGGTCTCGCTGCTGGTCCGGCTGGTCGACCCGGACAGCGGCGCCGTCCTGCTCGACCGCGACGACCTGCGCGACCTGGCCCGGGGCGGGGTGGCCGAGCAGGCCGCGCTGGTCAGCCAGGCCACGTTCCTGTTCGACGACACCGTGCGCGGGAACGTCACGCTCGGCTCCGACCTCGACGACGACCGGGTCTGGGAGGCGCTGTCGCTGGCCCAGGCCGAGAACTTCGTCGACGCGCTGCCCTCGGGGCTGGACACCCGCATCGGCGAGCGCGGCACGACGCTGTCCGGCGGGCAGCGGCAGCGGCTCGCGCTGGCCCGGGCGCTGGTCCGCCGGCCCCGGCTGCTGGTGCTCGACGACGCCACCTCCAGCGTCGACCCGGCGGTGGAGGCGGCGATCCTCAAGGGGCTGCGCTCGGCCGACCTCGGCGCGACCGTGGTCGTGGTCGCCTACCGGCGGGCCACGATCGCGCTGGCCGACGAGGTGGTCTGGATCGAGCACGGCCGGGTCGAGGCCCGCGGTACCCACGAGGAGCTGGTCGGCTCCACCCCCGGGTACGCGGCGCTGGTCAACGCCTACGACGACGAGGCCGAACGACGGGCCGGGCTGGTCGCGCAGGAAGGCGGCCTGAGCCGATGA
- a CDS encoding TIGR03085 family metal-binding protein: MTSTADAERAALCDLLDALGPDAPTLCEGWNTRDLATHLYVRDREPKAWAGIAVPKLSGLAERAMVDQAERPYPEIVAGVRVGAPKWSPMGLPGAKDLVNLLEFVIHHEDVRRAQPGWGPRAVPASLADSVWRAVRLGARATLRKAPDGVQLHRSGTDASVVAKKGPLMVTVTGDPVELALFTSGRQRAARVDLAGDDAAVSRVLATPFGF; this comes from the coding sequence GTGACGAGCACCGCCGACGCCGAGCGCGCCGCCCTCTGCGACCTGCTGGATGCCCTCGGCCCGGACGCGCCAACCCTCTGCGAGGGCTGGAACACCCGCGACCTGGCCACCCACCTCTACGTCCGGGACCGCGAGCCGAAGGCGTGGGCCGGGATCGCCGTGCCCAAGCTGTCCGGGCTGGCGGAGCGGGCGATGGTCGACCAGGCCGAGCGGCCGTACCCGGAGATCGTGGCCGGGGTCCGGGTCGGGGCGCCGAAGTGGTCGCCGATGGGGTTGCCCGGGGCCAAGGACCTGGTGAACCTGCTGGAGTTCGTCATCCACCACGAGGACGTCCGGCGGGCCCAGCCGGGCTGGGGGCCGCGGGCGGTGCCGGCCTCGCTGGCCGACTCGGTCTGGCGGGCGGTGCGGCTGGGCGCCCGGGCGACGCTGCGCAAGGCCCCGGACGGGGTGCAGCTGCACCGGTCCGGCACGGACGCGTCGGTGGTCGCGAAGAAGGGGCCGCTGATGGTGACCGTGACCGGGGATCCGGTGGAGCTGGCGCTGTTCACGTCCGGGCGGCAGCGGGCGGCGCGGGTCGACCTGGCCGGCGACGACGCCGCGGTCTCCCGCGTCCTCGCCACCCCCTTCGGCTTCTGA
- the hisF gene encoding imidazole glycerol phosphate synthase subunit HisF, whose amino-acid sequence MSVAVRVIPCLDVDAGRVVKGVNFTGLRDAGDPVEMARGYDAEGADELTFLDITASSSGRETTYDVVRRTAEQVFIPLTVGGGIRTVADIDALLRAGADKVGVNTAAVARPEFLREAAHRFGSQCIVLSVDARRTPGTASGFEVTTHGGRRGTGIDAVDWAQRAQELGAGEILLNSMDADGTRAGYDLEMIRAVRARVTVPVIASGGAGALGDFAPAVDAGADAVLAASVFHFGQLRISEVKTTLATAGLTIRAA is encoded by the coding sequence ATGAGCGTTGCCGTCCGCGTGATCCCCTGCTTGGACGTGGATGCCGGGCGGGTGGTCAAGGGCGTCAACTTCACCGGCCTGCGGGACGCCGGCGACCCGGTCGAGATGGCCCGCGGCTACGACGCCGAGGGCGCGGACGAGCTCACCTTCCTCGACATCACCGCGTCCTCCTCCGGCCGGGAGACCACCTACGACGTGGTCCGGCGGACGGCCGAGCAGGTCTTCATCCCGCTCACGGTCGGCGGCGGGATCCGTACGGTCGCCGACATCGACGCGTTGCTGCGGGCCGGGGCGGACAAGGTCGGGGTGAACACCGCCGCGGTCGCCCGGCCCGAGTTCCTGCGTGAGGCGGCGCACCGCTTCGGCTCGCAGTGCATCGTGCTGTCGGTCGATGCACGCCGGACGCCCGGCACCGCGAGCGGCTTCGAGGTGACCACCCACGGCGGGCGTCGCGGCACCGGCATCGACGCGGTCGACTGGGCCCAGCGGGCGCAGGAGCTCGGCGCGGGGGAGATCCTGCTCAACTCGATGGACGCGGACGGGACCCGGGCCGGCTACGACCTGGAGATGATCCGCGCGGTCCGGGCCCGGGTCACGGTCCCGGTGATCGCCTCCGGCGGGGCCGGCGCGCTGGGCGACTTCGCGCCCGCGGTCGACGCCGGCGCCGACGCGGTCCTCGCGGCCAGCGTCTTCCACTTCGGTCAGCTCCGCATCAGCGAGGTCAAGACCACCCTCGCCACCGCCGGCCTGACCATCCGCGCCGCCTGA
- the priA gene encoding bifunctional 1-(5-phosphoribosyl)-5-((5-phosphoribosylamino)methylideneamino)imidazole-4-carboxamide isomerase/phosphoribosylanthranilate isomerase PriA, whose protein sequence is MTFTLLPAVDVADGTAVRLVHGAAGTETRYGDPREAALAWQRDGAEWVHLVDLDAAFGRGTNAPLLAEVIRTLDVDVELSGGIRDDESLTAALATGARRVNIGTAALEQPDWVARAIGRYGDRIAVGLDVRGGTLAARGWTRDGGDLWDALARLDDAGCARYVVTDIRRDGTLTGPNTQLYKEVCARTDRPVVASGGVSSLADLRELAALEPVGVEGAVVGKALYAGAFTLPEALAAVA, encoded by the coding sequence GTGACGTTCACGCTGTTGCCGGCTGTCGATGTTGCGGATGGGACGGCGGTGCGGCTCGTGCATGGTGCGGCCGGGACCGAGACCCGGTACGGCGACCCGCGCGAGGCCGCGCTGGCCTGGCAGCGCGACGGCGCCGAGTGGGTGCACCTCGTCGACCTGGACGCGGCGTTCGGCCGGGGCACCAACGCGCCGCTGCTGGCCGAGGTGATCCGCACCCTGGACGTCGACGTCGAGCTGTCCGGCGGCATCCGCGACGACGAGTCGCTGACCGCCGCCCTGGCCACCGGCGCCCGCCGGGTCAACATCGGCACTGCCGCCCTGGAGCAGCCGGACTGGGTCGCCCGCGCCATCGGCCGGTACGGCGACCGCATCGCGGTCGGCCTGGACGTCCGCGGCGGGACGCTGGCCGCCCGCGGCTGGACCCGGGACGGCGGCGATCTCTGGGACGCGCTGGCCCGCCTGGACGACGCCGGCTGCGCCCGGTACGTGGTCACCGACATCCGCCGCGACGGCACCCTCACCGGACCGAACACCCAGCTGTACAAGGAGGTGTGCGCCCGCACCGACCGGCCGGTGGTCGCCAGCGGGGGCGTCTCGTCGCTGGCCGACCTGCGCGAGCTGGCCGCGCTGGAGCCGGTCGGCGTCGAGGGCGCGGTGGTCGGCAAGGCGCTCTACGCCGGCGCCTTCACCCTGCCCGAGGCCCTGGCGGCGGTGGCATGA
- the hisH gene encoding imidazole glycerol phosphate synthase subunit HisH: MSRIVVLDHGSGNLRSAERALARAGAEVTVSSDLALAAAADGLVVPGVGAYAACMAGIDALGAGPVVRERVSEGRPVLGICVGMQILFDSGDEHGVVTKGLGVLPGEVRRLAAPILPHMGWNTVTPAAGSALFAGLPADTRFYFIHSYAATATDGLVTTATHGEEFVAAVERGALCATQFHPEKSGDAGARLLANWLRTLE, translated from the coding sequence GTGAGCCGCATCGTCGTCCTGGACCACGGGTCGGGGAACCTGCGGTCGGCGGAACGGGCGCTGGCCCGGGCCGGCGCGGAGGTCACGGTCAGCTCCGACCTGGCGCTGGCCGCCGCGGCCGACGGGCTGGTCGTGCCGGGCGTGGGGGCGTACGCGGCCTGCATGGCCGGGATCGACGCGCTCGGCGCCGGGCCGGTGGTCCGGGAGCGGGTTTCGGAGGGCCGGCCGGTGCTCGGCATCTGCGTGGGGATGCAGATCCTCTTCGACTCCGGGGACGAGCACGGCGTGGTGACCAAGGGCCTGGGAGTGCTGCCGGGCGAGGTGCGCCGGCTGGCCGCGCCGATCCTGCCGCACATGGGCTGGAACACCGTCACGCCCGCGGCCGGCTCGGCCCTGTTCGCCGGCCTGCCCGCGGACACCCGCTTCTACTTCATCCACTCGTACGCCGCGACCGCGACCGACGGCCTGGTGACCACGGCGACGCACGGCGAGGAGTTCGTGGCCGCGGTGGAGCGGGGGGCGCTGTGCGCGACCCAGTTCCACCCGGAGAAGTCCGGCGACGCCGGCGCGCGGTTGCTGGCGAACTGGTTGCGGACCCTTGAGTAA
- the hisB gene encoding imidazoleglycerol-phosphate dehydratase HisB, producing the protein MSRTGRVERETKESSVLVEVDLDGTGHTDVETGVPFYDHMLSQLGKHGGFDLTIRTKGDLEVDAHHTVEDTAIALGEAFRQALGDKAGLRRFGDALVPLDEALAQVAVDLSGRPYLVHDEPSGMPPTIGPLYATTLTRHVFESFVHSARIALHVRVLGGRDAHHIVEAQFKAVARALRDATAYDPKVSGIPSTKGVL; encoded by the coding sequence ATGAGTCGCACGGGGCGGGTCGAGCGGGAGACGAAGGAGTCCTCGGTGCTGGTCGAGGTCGACCTCGACGGCACCGGTCACACCGACGTCGAGACCGGCGTGCCCTTCTACGACCACATGCTCTCCCAGCTCGGCAAGCACGGCGGCTTCGACCTCACGATCCGGACCAAGGGCGACCTCGAGGTCGACGCCCACCACACGGTCGAGGACACCGCGATCGCGCTCGGCGAGGCGTTCCGGCAGGCGCTGGGGGACAAGGCCGGGCTGCGCCGGTTCGGCGACGCGCTGGTGCCGCTGGACGAGGCGCTGGCCCAGGTCGCGGTCGACCTGTCCGGCCGGCCGTACCTGGTCCACGACGAGCCGTCCGGCATGCCGCCCACGATCGGCCCGCTGTACGCGACGACGCTGACCCGGCACGTCTTCGAGTCGTTCGTGCACTCGGCCCGGATCGCGCTGCACGTCCGGGTGCTCGGCGGGCGGGACGCGCACCACATCGTCGAGGCCCAGTTCAAGGCGGTGGCGCGGGCGCTGCGGGACGCCACCGCGTACGACCCCAAGGTCAGCGGGATCCCGTCCACCAAGGGCGTCCTGTGA